The proteins below come from a single Benincasa hispida cultivar B227 chromosome 4, ASM972705v1, whole genome shotgun sequence genomic window:
- the LOC120075137 gene encoding cationic amino acid transporter 7, chloroplastic-like, protein MDAHSSSFSSFSTYLRALSLTPSRFSRRAFSVSTSFDEMTTTRSTSGVSMQRTLRWFDLVGFGLGGMIGAGVFVTTGPATQQAGPAIVLSYAIAGLCALLSAFCYTEFAVDMPVAGGAFSYLRVTFGEFAAFLTGANLIMDYVMSNAAVARSFSQYLGAAIGISTAKWRLIVPGLPKGFDQIDLIAVAVVLIITVIICYSTKQSSVVNMTLTAIHILFIAFVIVFGFWKGDWKNFTEPGDRKNESGFFPHGATGVFKGASLVYLSYIGYDAVSTMAEEVRYPAKDIPVGVSGSVVLVTVLYCLMAASMTKLLPYDMIKAEAPFAAAFARWKWVSNVIGGGASFGILTSLLVAMMGQARYMCVIGRSRVVPAWFAEVHPKTSTPLNASAFLGVFTAAIALFADLDVLLNFVCIGTLFVFYMVANAVIYQRYVEIGSTNPRPTLSFLCLFSLTAIIFTLMWHFVTPGKAKIALLSGTAVIAIVISLIFHCVIPQVRKPESWGVPLMPWIPCASIFLNIFLLGSLDGTSYIRFVFFSILMVLIYVLYSIHSSSDAEGTDSLCVKNREIPELDNSFKV, encoded by the exons ATGGACGCCCATTCCTCTTCCTTTTCAAGCTTTTCTACTTACCTTCGAGCTCTATCTTTAACCCCTTCTCGTTTTTCTCGCCGGGCTTTCTCTGTTTCCACCTCTTTCGACGAAATGACCACTACTCGATCCACTTCCGGCGTCAGCATGCAGAGGACTCTTCGCTGGTTCGACCTCGTCGGTTTTGGCCTCGGTGGGATGATCGGTGCCGGCGTATTCGTTACCACTGGCCCGGCCACACAGCAAGCTGGACCCGCCATTGTTCTCTCTTACGCCATTGCTGGTCTCTGTGCGCTTTTATCGGCTTTCTGCTACACCGAGTTCGCCGTCGATATGCCTGTCGCCGGTGGGGCCTTCAGTTATCTCCGCGTCACGTTCG GGGAATTCGCTGCGTTTTTGACTGGTGCGAATCTGATAATGGACTATGTGATGTCTAACGCCGCCGTTGCGAGGAGTTTCAGTCAATACCTAGGCGCCGCAATCGGTATCTCCACTGCTAAATGGAGACTCATCGTCCCTGGACTCCCTAAAGGATTTGATCAAATCGATTTGATCGCCGTCGCCGTTGTTCTAATTATCACAGTCATCATCTGTTATAG TACAAAACAGAGCTCGGTAGTGAACATGACGTTGACGGCAATACACATTCTATTCATAGCTTTTGTGATTGTATTCGGATTCTGGAAAGGCGATTGGAAGAACTTCACAGAACCAGGAGATCGGAAGAACGAATCCGGATTCTTCCCTCACGGAGCGACCGGCGTTTTCAAAGGCGCGTCTCTGGTTTACCTCAGCTACATCGGCTACGACGCTGTATCGACGATGGCGGAGGAGGTTCGGTATCCGGCGAAGGATATCCCCGTCGGCGTCTCTGGCTCCGTCGTGCTCGTCACCGTCCTCTACTGCTTAATGGCGGCTTCAATGACCAAGCTCCTTCCCTACGATATG ATCAAGGCGGAGGCGCCGTTCGCAGCGGCGTTTGCTAGGTGGAAATGGGTGTCGAACGTGATTGGCGGCGGCGCAAGCTTCGGAATATTGACGTCACTTTTGGTGGCGATGATGGGACAGGCTCGGTACATGTGCGTCATCGGACGGTCCAGAGTGGTCCCCGCTTGGTTCGCCGAAGTCCATCCCAAAACCTCCACTCCTCTCAACGCCTCCGCCTTTCTTG GGGTTTTCACGGCTGCGATTGCTCTTTTCGCTGACCTTGATGTTCTACTCAACTTTGTATGCATTGGTACACTCTTTGTCTTCTACATGGTTGCCAATGCTGTCATTTATCAACGTTACGTCGAGATAGGGAGCACGAATCCTCGTCCAACGTTATCCTTCCTCTGCTTATTCTCCCTCACTGCCATCATATTCACTCTCATGTGGCATTTTGTAACTCCAGGGAAGGCCAAAATCGCCTTACTTAGCGGCACTGCCGTCATCGCCATTGTTATCTCACTAATTTTCCATTGTGTGATACCTCAAGTACGGAAACCCGAGTCCTGGGGTGTCCCCTTGATGCCATGGATACCCTGTGCATCAATCTTCCTAAACATATTCTTGTTGGGGTCCCTCGATGGCACATCCTATATACGATTTGTGTTCTTTTCGATCCTCATGGTGCTCATATACGTGCTATACAGCATCCATTCGAGTTCCGATGCCGAAGGAACCGACTCCCTATGTGTAAAGAACAGGGAGATTCCAGAATTAGACAACAGCTTCAAAGTATAG